One Psychrosphaera aestuarii DNA window includes the following coding sequences:
- a CDS encoding helix-turn-helix domain-containing protein encodes MLTINPDELSKREREVYSHIIQGKSQKEIADRLYICIRTVKFHCGNIYQKLKVKNKVDLIKQLNGLEANEIKQIRIAESGPKFR; translated from the coding sequence ATGTTAACGATTAACCCAGATGAACTCTCAAAGAGAGAAAGAGAAGTGTATTCACATATCATTCAAGGCAAAAGCCAAAAAGAAATCGCTGATCGCTTATATATCTGTATTCGAACCGTCAAATTTCATTGCGGTAACATTTATCAAAAATTAAAAGTCAAAAATAAAGTTGATTTAATCAAACAATTAAACGGACTTGAGGCTAATGAAATTAAGCAAATAAGAATTGCAGAATCTGGACCTAAGTTCAGGTGA
- the aroQ gene encoding type II 3-dehydroquinate dehydratase has translation MSTVGTVLVINGPNLNMLGSRETNIYGDTTLNDIVTSLTQSASKQMVAVSHVQSNHEGTLVDAIQQAQGKVDFIIINPAAYTHTSVAIRDALLAVAIPFVEVHLSNVHAREPFRQHSYLSDIAVGVICGLGPQGYQYALDHAVKAITNNK, from the coding sequence ATGTCAACAGTTGGAACAGTTTTAGTGATCAATGGCCCAAATTTAAACATGCTGGGTAGCCGTGAAACTAACATCTATGGTGATACCACCTTAAATGACATTGTGACGTCATTAACGCAAAGTGCCTCTAAACAAATGGTAGCGGTTTCTCACGTTCAGTCAAACCATGAAGGAACGCTGGTGGACGCGATACAACAGGCTCAGGGTAAAGTCGATTTTATTATTATAAATCCGGCTGCTTATACCCATACTAGTGTGGCCATACGTGACGCATTATTAGCAGTTGCTATTCCATTTGTAGAAGTACACTTATCAAACGTACACGCGCGTGAGCCTTTTAGACAACATTCTTACCTATCAGATATTGCAGTTGGTGTGATTTGCGGATTAGGTCCGCAGGGATATCAATATGCGTTAGACCATGCGGTCAAAGCGATTACTAATAATAAATAA
- the cutA gene encoding divalent-cation tolerance protein CutA, producing the protein MTAKLILVTTPDLPTAHHLAEGLLERNLVACVNLIPSVVSLYKWEGKLEQNVEVQMFLKTIERNVADIESYIHDHHPYDVPEFLVINIDHGSKGYLNWVQEMTSQGSK; encoded by the coding sequence ATGACGGCGAAATTAATTTTGGTGACGACTCCTGATTTACCCACGGCACATCATTTAGCCGAAGGGTTATTAGAGCGAAACTTAGTTGCCTGTGTAAATTTAATTCCGTCAGTTGTTTCCCTGTATAAATGGGAAGGAAAGCTGGAACAAAATGTTGAAGTACAAATGTTTTTGAAAACAATTGAAAGAAATGTTGCAGATATCGAGTCCTATATACACGATCATCACCCTTACGATGTTCCAGAGTTTCTGGTGATTAATATTGATCATGGAAGTAAAGGGTATTTAAATTGGGTACAAGAAATGACATCACAAGGTAGCAAATAA
- a CDS encoding FxsA family protein — protein sequence MPLFFIFIVVPLLELMLLLEVGAIIGSGWTFLIIIVTAIIGTKLVKQQGLQTWSKIQQELATGSLPAQAMFDGICILISGVLLITPGFMTDILGMLLLTPPFRKIVYSQVGHRVQVRSAGFNASGFSHHSSSSGQTFEHDLNRDNNAHSSHDMNNGTNKSLNNEPTTIDGEYKRKE from the coding sequence ATGCCGCTGTTTTTTATTTTTATTGTGGTTCCATTGTTGGAACTCATGTTGTTACTTGAAGTAGGCGCCATCATCGGCAGCGGATGGACTTTTCTAATTATTATTGTGACAGCGATTATTGGTACCAAACTAGTAAAACAACAAGGTCTTCAAACTTGGAGTAAGATACAGCAAGAGTTGGCAACTGGTTCACTTCCAGCGCAAGCAATGTTCGACGGTATCTGCATTTTAATTTCTGGCGTGTTATTAATCACACCCGGCTTTATGACTGACATTTTAGGCATGTTATTACTTACGCCGCCCTTCAGAAAGATTGTATATTCACAGGTCGGCCATCGAGTTCAAGTGCGTAGCGCTGGGTTTAACGCATCTGGTTTTTCTCATCATTCATCATCTTCAGGTCAAACTTTTGAGCACGATCTAAATCGCGATAACAATGCACATTCAAGTCATGATATGAATAATGGCACAAACAAAAGTTTAAATAATGAGCCTACAACAATAGATGGTGAGTACAAGAGAAAAGAGTAA
- the accB gene encoding acetyl-CoA carboxylase biotin carboxyl carrier protein, with the protein MDIRKIRTLIDMVKESGVGEIEITQGDESIRISGTPVQMAAPVQYAPAPAQAPQAAPAAAPAAATPAPEAAPVATGHQVVSPMVGTFYRASSPSSPSFVEVGQSVQVGDTLCIIEAMKMMNQIESDKAGVVKAILVDNEDPVEFEQPLFIIE; encoded by the coding sequence ATGGATATTCGTAAAATAAGAACATTGATTGATATGGTGAAAGAGTCTGGCGTTGGTGAGATTGAAATCACTCAAGGTGACGAGTCAATCCGTATTTCTGGTACTCCAGTACAAATGGCCGCGCCAGTGCAATATGCGCCGGCTCCAGCGCAAGCCCCTCAAGCAGCACCAGCCGCTGCTCCAGCTGCTGCAACACCAGCACCAGAAGCGGCACCAGTCGCTACGGGTCATCAAGTTGTTTCTCCAATGGTTGGTACTTTCTACCGTGCATCATCACCGTCTTCTCCTTCATTTGTTGAAGTAGGTCAGTCAGTTCAAGTAGGCGATACGCTTTGTATTATTGAAGCAATGAAAATGATGAACCAAATTGAATCAGACAAAGCGGGTGTTGTTAAAGCAATACTAGTTGATAACGAAGACCCTGTAGAATTTGAACAACCACTATTCATTATTGAATAA
- the accC gene encoding acetyl-CoA carboxylase biotin carboxylase subunit: MIDKVVIANRGEIALRILRACKELGIKTVAVHSTADRNLKHVLLADETICIGKPSAMDSYLNIPRIIAAAEVTDAVAIHPGYGFLAENADFADQVEQSGLIFIGPTGDTIRLMGDKVSAIEAMKKAGVPCVPGSDGELGDNPDTNKAIARRIGYPLIVKAAGGGGGRGMRVVRKEEDLVESIKMTKAEAGAAFNNDVVYMEKFLENPRHIEVQVLADGQGNAIHLGERDCSMQRRHQKVVEEAPAPGITPELRKYIGDRCVRACIEIGYRGAGTFEFLYENGEFYFIEMNTRIQVEHPVTEMVTGVDLIKEQLRIAAGQPLSFTQEDIQIRGHAIECRINAEDPETFVPCAGEIKRFHSPGGLGVRWDSHIYTNYKVPPNYDSMIGKLITYGENRGIAIKRMEHALNELLIDGIKTNVPLQQDIMADEHFQNGGTNIHYLEKKLGMS; encoded by the coding sequence ATGATTGATAAAGTTGTCATCGCGAATCGCGGTGAGATTGCCCTACGAATTTTGCGTGCCTGTAAAGAGTTAGGCATCAAAACCGTTGCGGTACACTCAACAGCGGATAGAAATTTAAAACACGTTCTTCTTGCAGACGAAACCATTTGTATTGGTAAGCCTTCTGCGATGGATAGTTACCTTAATATTCCTAGAATTATAGCGGCTGCTGAAGTAACAGATGCCGTGGCTATTCACCCTGGGTATGGTTTTTTAGCGGAAAACGCAGACTTTGCTGACCAAGTTGAGCAAAGTGGCTTAATTTTTATTGGACCAACGGGCGACACAATTCGCTTAATGGGCGACAAAGTCTCCGCGATTGAAGCAATGAAAAAAGCCGGTGTACCCTGTGTTCCAGGCTCTGATGGTGAATTGGGTGATAACCCAGATACCAACAAAGCCATTGCTCGCCGAATTGGTTACCCATTAATTGTTAAAGCAGCAGGCGGCGGCGGCGGTCGTGGTATGCGCGTTGTTCGCAAAGAAGAAGACTTAGTTGAATCAATTAAGATGACTAAAGCGGAAGCGGGCGCAGCCTTTAATAATGACGTTGTTTACATGGAAAAATTCCTAGAAAACCCACGTCATATTGAAGTTCAAGTTTTGGCTGATGGTCAAGGTAATGCAATTCACTTAGGTGAGCGTGACTGTTCGATGCAGCGTCGACACCAGAAAGTAGTTGAAGAGGCGCCAGCACCTGGTATTACACCTGAACTACGTAAATATATTGGTGATCGTTGTGTGCGTGCATGTATCGAAATTGGTTATCGTGGTGCAGGTACATTTGAATTCTTGTATGAAAATGGTGAATTTTACTTTATCGAAATGAATACTCGTATTCAGGTAGAGCATCCAGTAACAGAAATGGTAACGGGCGTAGACTTAATTAAAGAGCAATTACGCATAGCAGCGGGACAACCATTGTCGTTTACACAAGAAGATATTCAAATTCGTGGTCATGCTATTGAGTGTCGTATAAATGCTGAAGATCCTGAAACCTTTGTTCCTTGTGCGGGTGAAATTAAACGTTTTCACTCACCAGGTGGTTTAGGTGTTCGTTGGGACTCACACATTTATACAAATTATAAAGTGCCACCAAACTATGACTCAATGATTGGCAAGCTAATTACTTACGGTGAAAATCGCGGTATTGCTATCAAGCGTATGGAGCATGCACTTAATGAATTGTTAATTGACGGTATTAAAACAAACGTACCTCTGCAACAAGACATCATGGCCGATGAGCACTTCCAAAATGGTGGAACTAACATTCACTATTTAGAAAAGAAATTAGGGATGAGCTAA
- a CDS encoding bacteriocin, translating to MKTLTKNETKQVSGGLFVATIVLIYEELLIEAMKDLAKGNLVSLGELENRPTGTRP from the coding sequence ATGAAAACATTAACAAAAAATGAAACTAAACAAGTAAGTGGTGGTTTATTTGTAGCAACCATTGTTCTTATATATGAAGAGCTACTAATTGAAGCAATGAAAGATTTAGCAAAAGGCAATTTGGTTTCATTAGGTGAACTTGAAAATCGCCCAACAGGTACTCGCCCTTAA
- a CDS encoding CPBP family glutamic-type intramembrane protease, whose translation MENITRLKPIIQWDYITLTTLLTFISFIVALVSMMVFDTTVQEYFAEPIAGIERFGSVGFVFCFILLFPFIEEFLGRTVAVSVGEQLSSPIWLTGLFSAISTMSLKVYMFGSPVLHFVIGLILYGLYLKHRSLSTNIFYSGLLNGLILLTLFTFTQIPSPAV comes from the coding sequence ATGGAAAATATCACCCGGTTAAAGCCTATAATTCAATGGGATTATATCACTCTAACAACACTACTTACGTTTATTAGTTTTATTGTGGCGCTCGTATCAATGATGGTCTTTGATACTACTGTACAAGAATACTTTGCAGAGCCGATTGCTGGGATAGAAAGGTTTGGAAGCGTCGGTTTTGTATTCTGCTTTATACTATTATTCCCGTTTATCGAGGAGTTTCTGGGCCGCACTGTCGCAGTGAGCGTTGGTGAACAATTGTCTTCTCCAATTTGGTTAACCGGCCTCTTTTCAGCAATCTCTACGATGTCATTAAAAGTGTATATGTTTGGTTCACCTGTATTGCACTTTGTTATCGGGCTAATTTTATATGGGCTTTATTTAAAACATAGGTCTTTATCTACCAACATATTTTATTCCGGTTTATTAAATGGACTCATCCTATTAACTTTATTTACTTTTACACAAATACCTAGCCCTGCAGTATAG
- a CDS encoding protein-disulfide reductase DsbD: MFKTRSKITNWIFSFTLACLSLFSTISNAAPSVDPLKDLFASQTEYLPVDEAFIFDFKQVDNKVVLDWTIADGYYLYKDKFQFQAENAIVLDTVKQDGTQIEDEFFGVVNVYFFESQIEVSFSDISEDAYLNVRYQGCAKAGFCYNPTVKRIPLDAISAEQITSLLSTENTKNTATAESTANSASASPSVTSQQNSLADSLANESLLWTLLIFFGLGVGLAFTPCVFPMFPILSSIIAGQSNMTVKKGLWLAFIYVQGMAITYSLLGLVVASMGVQFQAALQHPAVLITVSVIFVLLAGAMFGWYNLQLPQSWTNKLTQVSNKQKSGNLVGVFVMGLLSGLIASPCTTAPLTGALLYVAQTGDLVVGFVTLYVLSLGMGLPLLLIGASGGKLLPKAGNWMNVVKNLFGFILLAIPLILLERFIDLQWVLSLAGILLIVMGAYFHSQYLSQQSNTAKSGFWAVSLFSFLLGFVLLVKPLLPTSTVSVGAETHEVEFIKVADLSEIKQQIAIANAAGKPVMLDFYADWCVACKEFEAFTFSDKAVQNKMSDFVLLQIDMTENDDSDIEVMKEYDILGLPTILFFNTTGGELTNQRVTGYMNATTFLAHLQNI, encoded by the coding sequence ATGTTCAAAACACGCAGTAAAATAACAAATTGGATCTTTTCGTTTACGTTAGCCTGTTTGTCACTGTTCTCCACAATAAGCAACGCGGCGCCGAGTGTCGATCCGTTAAAAGATTTGTTTGCGAGTCAAACAGAATATCTGCCCGTCGATGAAGCGTTTATTTTTGATTTTAAACAAGTCGATAACAAGGTGGTGTTAGATTGGACCATTGCTGATGGGTATTATCTGTATAAAGACAAGTTTCAATTCCAAGCAGAAAATGCAATCGTTTTGGATACAGTCAAGCAAGATGGCACTCAAATAGAAGATGAGTTTTTTGGTGTTGTTAATGTTTATTTCTTTGAGTCTCAGATTGAAGTTAGCTTTAGTGATATATCTGAAGATGCTTACTTAAATGTTCGATACCAAGGCTGTGCAAAAGCAGGTTTTTGCTACAATCCAACCGTTAAAAGAATTCCGCTGGATGCAATTTCAGCTGAACAAATTACTAGTTTGTTGTCGACGGAAAACACAAAGAACACTGCAACCGCAGAATCAACTGCAAATAGCGCTTCAGCATCACCGAGTGTTACGTCTCAACAAAATTCGTTAGCAGATTCGTTAGCAAATGAAAGCTTACTTTGGACACTGTTAATTTTCTTTGGTTTAGGGGTAGGCTTAGCCTTTACGCCATGTGTTTTTCCAATGTTCCCAATTCTATCTAGTATCATAGCGGGTCAAAGCAACATGACCGTTAAAAAAGGCTTATGGCTGGCCTTTATTTATGTACAAGGTATGGCTATTACCTACTCATTATTAGGATTAGTTGTTGCTAGCATGGGCGTACAATTCCAAGCAGCACTGCAACATCCTGCAGTGTTAATTACGGTTTCTGTCATTTTTGTATTACTCGCTGGCGCAATGTTTGGTTGGTATAACCTTCAACTACCACAGTCTTGGACTAACAAATTAACGCAAGTAAGTAACAAGCAAAAGTCGGGCAATTTAGTGGGCGTGTTTGTAATGGGCTTATTAAGTGGTCTTATTGCTTCACCTTGTACCACAGCTCCGTTAACAGGCGCATTACTTTACGTTGCGCAAACAGGCGACTTAGTGGTTGGCTTTGTTACTTTGTATGTACTTAGTTTAGGTATGGGCTTACCGTTATTACTAATAGGTGCATCCGGTGGTAAATTGCTTCCTAAAGCAGGTAACTGGATGAACGTGGTTAAAAATCTATTCGGCTTTATTTTACTGGCCATTCCTTTGATCTTGTTAGAGCGTTTTATTGATTTACAGTGGGTACTGTCATTAGCAGGTATATTATTAATTGTGATGGGCGCTTACTTCCATAGCCAGTATTTAAGCCAGCAATCAAATACGGCTAAAAGTGGCTTTTGGGCAGTATCACTATTTAGTTTCTTATTAGGTTTTGTACTTCTGGTAAAACCTTTGTTACCAACGTCGACGGTTTCAGTAGGGGCAGAAACGCATGAAGTTGAGTTTATAAAAGTAGCAGATTTGTCTGAAATTAAACAACAAATTGCTATTGCTAATGCTGCGGGTAAGCCTGTTATGTTAGATTTTTATGCAGACTGGTGTGTTGCATGTAAAGAATTTGAGGCCTTTACATTTTCAGATAAAGCGGTTCAAAACAAGATGTCAGACTTTGTGCTTTTACAAATTGACATGACTGAGAACGACGACTCCGACATCGAAGTAATGAAAGAATACGATATTCTTGGATTACCAACGATCCTATTTTTTAACACTACAGGTGGTGAGTTAACAAATCAAAGGGTAACCGGATACATGAACGCGACTACGTTTTTAGCTCACTTGCAAAACATTTAA